The following proteins come from a genomic window of Coregonus clupeaformis isolate EN_2021a chromosome 2, ASM2061545v1, whole genome shotgun sequence:
- the si:dkey-29h14.10 gene encoding uncharacterized protein si:dkey-29h14.10: MSCCVVERLCVYLLSSRTITEYESQVIRSQGTDMQKAAKLLQVVLKKGRNACQLLFDSLEKCCQCPPLFERVTGLPERRRSNTAPTYVINISHSNLSNCIIGDCNFQGVATCIQQLQSMGSEHAMHETMGSNTTSDHQRAVQACPEPERQRSVQVYGSQLQYVIIGDNNSLQAGDTQEEEDEDMELINERN; this comes from the exons ATGTCATGCTGTGTGGTGGAAAGGCTGTGCGTGTACTTGTTGAGCTCCAGGACAATCACAGAGTACGAGAGCCAGGTGATCAGGTCACAGGGAACAGACATGCAGAAGGCTGCCAAACTGCTGCAGGTGGTGTTGAAGAAGGGTCGCAACGCCTGTCAGCTCCTTTTCGACTCACTAGAAAAGTGCTGCCAGTGCCCACCACTGTTCGAAAGAGTCACCGGCCTCCCAG agaggaggaggagcaacACTGCCCCAACTTACGTCATCAACATCAGCCATTCCAATTTGAGTAACTGCATCATTGGAGACTGCAACTTTCAAGGTGTGGCAACATGTATACAACAACTTCAGAGCATGGGTTCAGAGCATGCTATGCATG AGACGATGGGAAGCAACACCACCAGTGACCACCAGAGAGCAGTACAGGCCTGTCCAGAGCCAGAGCGCCAGAGGAGTGTCCAGGTCTACGGGTCCCAGCTGCAGTATGTCATCATCGGGGACAACAACAGCCTGCAGGCTGGAGACACACAGGAAGAGGAAGACGAAGACATGGAACTCATTAATGAACGTAACTGA